One part of the Parabacteroides distasonis ATCC 8503 genome encodes these proteins:
- a CDS encoding (4Fe-4S)-binding protein, with protein sequence MGKKIEYTNGELTIIWQPELCQHAGICVKTLPGVYKPKERPWIQIENATTAELIAQINQCPSGALTYRMNKEVK encoded by the coding sequence ATGGGCAAGAAGATCGAATATACGAATGGTGAACTCACCATTATCTGGCAACCGGAGTTATGTCAACATGCCGGTATCTGTGTAAAGACTCTTCCCGGTGTCTATAAGCCGAAGGAGAGACCCTGGATACAGATAGAGAACGCGACAACCGCGGAATTAATTGCCCAAATCAATCAATGTCCGTCTGGCGCATTGACATACCGAATGAATAAAGAGGTGAAATGA
- a CDS encoding GNAT family N-acetyltransferase yields MKENYELIDNEERHQYEFHIERYVPRIEYIKNKDGVIYLTHTEVPMELGGKGIGSQLVEKVLLDIEKKDLRLVPLCPFVAGYIQKHPDWKRIVMSGIHV; encoded by the coding sequence ATGAAAGAAAATTATGAACTAATTGATAATGAAGAACGCCACCAATATGAATTTCATATAGAGCGATACGTTCCCAGAATAGAGTATATAAAAAATAAGGATGGGGTAATTTATCTCACCCACACTGAGGTTCCCATGGAGCTTGGAGGTAAAGGAATTGGTAGCCAATTGGTGGAGAAAGTGCTCTTGGATATCGAGAAGAAAGACTTACGTCTCGTTCCGTTATGTCCGTTCGTAGCTGGATATATCCAGAAGCATCCGGATTGGAAACGCATCGTAATGAGTGGTATACATGTTTAA